The following are encoded together in the Halopseudomonas salegens genome:
- the ompR gene encoding osmolarity response regulator transcription factor OmpR encodes MTTTTEGEKILIVDDDVRLRRLLERFLSEQGYRVRAVENTEQMDRLLSRELYSLLVLDLMLPGEDGMSACKRLREQDDKTPIIMLTAKGDEASRIQGLESGADDYLPKPFNPRELVARIKAVLRRQAPQVPGAPSAEDDQVSFGEFVLSLATRELSKGEEVHMLTTGEFAVLKALVQHPRQPLTRDKLMQLARGREWDALERSIDVQISRLRRMLEPDPSKPRYIQTVWGVGYVFVPDGKAA; translated from the coding sequence ATGACCACAACCACTGAAGGCGAAAAAATCCTGATCGTTGATGACGATGTCCGCTTGCGCCGACTGTTGGAGCGCTTTCTCAGCGAACAGGGTTACCGTGTTCGCGCGGTCGAGAATACCGAGCAGATGGATCGTTTGCTGTCGCGCGAACTTTACTCATTGCTGGTACTCGATCTGATGCTCCCCGGCGAAGACGGCATGAGCGCCTGCAAGCGCCTGCGCGAGCAGGATGACAAGACCCCGATCATCATGCTCACCGCCAAAGGAGACGAAGCCAGCCGCATTCAGGGGCTGGAGTCTGGCGCTGATGATTACCTGCCGAAGCCGTTCAATCCGCGTGAACTGGTTGCCCGCATCAAGGCCGTGTTGCGGCGTCAGGCCCCCCAGGTTCCCGGCGCACCCAGCGCGGAAGACGACCAGGTCAGTTTCGGCGAGTTCGTTCTCAGCCTGGCTACCCGTGAATTGAGCAAGGGTGAAGAAGTCCACATGCTGACCACCGGCGAATTTGCCGTGCTCAAGGCTCTGGTGCAGCACCCGCGCCAGCCCCTGACCCGTGACAAGTTGATGCAACTGGCCCGCGGTCGCGAGTGGGATGCATTGGAGCGTTCGATTGACGTACAGATTTCCCGCCTGCGGCGCATGCTCGAACCCGATCCGTCCAAACCGCGCTATATCCAGACCGTATGGGGTGTTGGCTACGTCTTCGTGCCGGACGGCAAGGCAGCGTGA
- a CDS encoding ATP-binding protein: protein MVVVLFAMFLTLVYLLSNEDLLVDRQYSHGTAMLVKTYWSSDADTRREIEQITGLHMVSPDAVPRGEFHWPYSDIFTRQLRNELGDQTQVRVRVSQNPAIWIHQPGYYRDHWLKIPLLAHPLRGQRIWMVITWLLSIAMLSIGAAWVLVRQLIRPLKALERAAERIGQGRNVRLLDTGGPAEIAQVYHAFNQMAQDVEQASRERGLLLAGISHDLRTPLTRMRLSTELLSSAEPELTEGMIRDIEDMDAILDQFMTYIRDGSAEPLEQTDVNELICEVVAPLNTGEEQVRLCLQPLPGLPLRRLSIKRVLTNLIENALRHGGHEVEVATYVTRAAAQPYLVISVLDRGPGIDPIESETLFTPFIRGDRARTTKGTGLGLAIVKRVADSHGATVQLLNRSGGGTEARLSFPV, encoded by the coding sequence ATGGTCGTGGTGCTGTTCGCCATGTTCCTCACCCTGGTCTACCTGCTGAGTAACGAAGACCTGCTGGTTGACCGCCAGTACAGCCATGGCACGGCCATGCTGGTGAAAACCTACTGGAGCAGTGACGCAGACACTCGCCGTGAAATCGAACAGATTACCGGCTTGCACATGGTCAGTCCGGATGCGGTACCGAGGGGCGAGTTTCACTGGCCCTACAGCGATATATTTACCCGACAGCTGCGCAACGAACTGGGAGACCAGACCCAGGTTCGCGTTCGCGTCAGTCAGAACCCGGCCATCTGGATTCACCAGCCCGGCTACTACCGCGACCATTGGCTAAAGATCCCCCTGCTCGCCCATCCACTTCGCGGGCAGCGTATCTGGATGGTCATAACCTGGTTGCTGTCGATTGCCATGCTGTCGATCGGTGCCGCCTGGGTACTGGTGCGACAGTTGATTCGTCCGCTGAAAGCACTTGAACGAGCGGCCGAACGCATCGGCCAGGGTCGCAACGTGCGGCTGCTGGATACCGGTGGGCCCGCTGAAATTGCTCAGGTTTATCATGCTTTCAACCAGATGGCGCAGGATGTCGAGCAAGCCAGCCGTGAACGCGGCCTGCTGCTGGCCGGCATCTCCCATGACCTGCGGACCCCCTTGACGCGCATGCGACTGTCTACCGAGCTGCTGTCAAGTGCCGAGCCGGAGCTGACCGAAGGCATGATCCGCGATATTGAGGATATGGATGCGATTCTCGACCAGTTCATGACCTACATCCGGGACGGCAGCGCCGAACCACTGGAACAAACCGATGTGAATGAATTGATCTGTGAGGTCGTGGCACCGCTGAATACCGGTGAAGAGCAGGTTCGTCTGTGCCTGCAACCTCTACCCGGCCTTCCACTGCGCCGCCTGTCGATCAAGCGGGTGCTGACCAATCTGATCGAGAATGCATTGCGCCACGGTGGCCATGAAGTCGAAGTAGCCACCTATGTGACCCGTGCGGCCGCTCAACCCTATCTGGTGATCAGCGTGCTGGACCGTGGGCCGGGGATTGATCCGATCGAGAGTGAAACCCTGTTTACGCCTTTTATCCGAGGCGATCGCGCGCGCACCACCAAAGGCACCGGGCTCGGCCTTGCCATCGTCAAACGGGTTGCCGACAGCCACGGCGCCACCGTGCAGTTGCTTAATCGCAGCGGTGGCGGTACCGAAGCCCGATTGAGCTTTCCGGTTTAG
- a CDS encoding chemotaxis protein CheW translates to MSDALESLNGLIVPLADRGLLLPNVAVAELSGYRRHEAPPASSPDWFLGWMRWRDQRVAVMDPASLFGLPSSNDTSRDQALVMNAIGGRGGVHFFALRVSGIPRSRKVLRGEISAESEQPVLPGILQQVRLAEVEQPLLIPDLQALEQQLADVGAFG, encoded by the coding sequence ATGTCAGATGCACTGGAAAGTCTCAATGGGTTGATAGTTCCATTGGCCGACCGAGGTTTGCTGCTGCCCAACGTGGCAGTTGCCGAGTTGAGTGGTTATCGCCGCCATGAAGCACCACCGGCCAGCAGTCCGGACTGGTTTCTTGGCTGGATGCGCTGGCGTGATCAACGCGTGGCGGTGATGGATCCGGCCAGTCTGTTTGGGCTGCCCAGCTCCAACGATACCAGTCGCGATCAGGCACTGGTGATGAATGCCATCGGTGGTCGCGGTGGTGTGCACTTCTTTGCCTTGCGGGTATCCGGTATTCCCCGTTCCCGCAAGGTGTTGCGCGGTGAAATCAGCGCCGAATCCGAGCAACCGGTACTGCCCGGCATACTTCAGCAGGTGCGGTTGGCCGAGGTGGAGCAACCGCTGCTTATTCCCGACCTGCAAGCACTGGAGCAACAGCTGGCCGATGTCGGGGCGTTTGGCTAA
- a CDS encoding chemotaxis protein CheB, with translation MSEPDCSAPVVLVAREPKRAALADAVSQLGYAVNCFDPDQPDALMLLPEQLAAAWLVELAEESALTDWLLEYSQAPVLLGVGQIPQRDSEDYPRCLRRLYAKLAGLVGESPRGKPELHRLFDVPLDVGSPGIPSASCVWVLAASLGGPAAVKAFLDHLPASLPLALVYAQHIDAGFEQQLPQIVGRHNQWHIHTCVPERPLYHGEVLVVPVDQRLRFTPEGRVRLSPEAWPGPYQPSIAAVIDEVSQVFAPACGAIVFSGMGEDGVDACTRLRDQGMPVWTQNAESAACATMPEAVRQAGVCSLQGTPEQLAAAMQHWMKQESVAAP, from the coding sequence GTGTCTGAGCCAGATTGTTCGGCACCTGTAGTACTGGTCGCCCGTGAACCCAAGCGGGCAGCCCTGGCTGATGCGGTCAGCCAGTTGGGGTATGCGGTCAATTGCTTCGATCCGGATCAGCCCGACGCATTGATGCTGTTGCCAGAGCAGTTGGCGGCGGCCTGGCTGGTTGAGTTGGCCGAGGAGTCAGCCTTGACCGACTGGTTGCTGGAGTATAGCCAGGCGCCTGTTCTGCTCGGCGTCGGGCAGATTCCGCAGCGCGACAGCGAGGATTATCCCCGTTGCCTGCGTCGCTTGTACGCCAAGCTGGCAGGTCTGGTCGGTGAGTCACCTCGGGGTAAACCCGAATTGCACCGGTTGTTTGACGTACCGCTGGACGTTGGCTCACCGGGTATACCCAGTGCATCCTGCGTCTGGGTGCTGGCCGCTTCACTGGGGGGGCCGGCAGCGGTCAAGGCGTTTCTCGATCATTTGCCGGCCAGCTTACCGTTGGCTCTGGTCTATGCCCAACATATCGATGCCGGTTTTGAACAGCAATTGCCGCAGATCGTTGGCCGCCACAATCAGTGGCATATCCATACCTGTGTGCCCGAGCGCCCTCTGTATCATGGCGAGGTATTGGTGGTACCGGTTGATCAACGCTTGCGATTCACTCCCGAAGGGCGCGTGCGCTTGAGTCCCGAGGCCTGGCCGGGCCCCTACCAGCCGTCGATTGCAGCAGTGATCGATGAGGTAAGCCAGGTCTTTGCTCCGGCCTGTGGTGCCATCGTGTTCAGTGGGATGGGGGAAGATGGCGTGGATGCCTGCACCCGCTTGCGTGATCAGGGGATGCCGGTGTGGACGCAGAATGCCGAGAGTGCTGCCTGTGCAACCATGCCGGAAGCCGTGCGTCAGGCCGGTGTGTGTAGCCTGCAGGGGACCCCGGAGCAACTGGCAGCAGCCATGCAGCACTGGATGAAACAGGAATCAGTGGCGGCTCCCTGA